From Paenibacillus sp. PL2-23:
AATAATAGGCGATGAAGCCTGCCTCCTCGTACAGCCGATCGACGGGGTACGTTAGTAGCGGGCCTCCGTTAAGGACAAAAAATCAACAGCCACCTCATGCTCATGATCGCACTTCGGACATATGGCGGCGACCTTCGGCGCATCCAGGTCGTTGATTTGCCGATACAGATTTTGCAGATAAGCCAAATCTGCCGTGAACAGCCTCTCGATCAGCCGGGTGTCGATATGCTTCAAATCGCCAAGCCTCGTCACGACCCGCGCCATCAATATAACGGTCAGATAGCTGGGGTTCGATTGCACGCGGGGATCCTTCATTGGCAATATTTCGTCAGCAGCCGTCGCCAGTCTCATCGTGCCGCGCCGGTGCAAATTTCCGTGCTCGTCCACATAGCCCCGCGGCAGCTCAAAGTCGTATTCCGTCTGGAACGCCATCTCTCCATCACTCCTTCTAAAAATACGGAAAACAAGAGCTGTGCCGACCTGAGCCGTCGGCATGCTGCCCTTGTTTCACCGTTCGAATACCGGAGCATCCGCCCGTGCGGATATGCTCCGGTACTCATTCTCCTTCAATTATGCCGTCCTTGTCAGACCTTCATGGGCGAACTCCAGCAGCTCCAGCGCTACCTCGTTACCCACACCGTTGAAGGAAGGCGCGGAATAACGAACCGGCCAAGCTTCAATGACTTGCCAGGTGGCCACGTCGTTGCCTTCCTCATCCAGCGCGATAATGGTAATCGTCTTGCGCTCGATTGTGCCCTCCACGCATTCCAGCAGCCATTCGTACAGCTCCATGGATTCCGTGGTGCCCCATTTCAGCGTAATGTTGCCGTACTTGGTTAAGCCCGGCAGCTTGCGAGGCGTTGTCAGCTCATTGCCTTCCCGGTATTCAATCACATTAATCGAGGCTTCGAAACCCGTTACCTCGCTGAATCCGGCTTGCTCTAGACCTTCCACTTCAACGCGGAACCTATAATTGCGATATGGATCGTTACGTTCTCCAGCCATGGGTATCCCCTTCCCTTATCGGTGATCAGTCGTTATTCCGAGCCTGTCTTCTGCGTAATTCTGAAGATGACGAACTCCGCCGGCTTCACGGGCGCGACGCCGATCTCACAGATCAGACGGCCGTTATCGATATCGTCCTGCGTCATGGTGGAGCGGCCGATGTTAATATAGAAAGCTTCCGACGGGCTGCTGCCCGCAAGCGCGCCGTCGCGCCATACGCGAGTCAGGAAGGCGTCAATGGTGCGTTGAACGCGCGCCCACAACTGCTCCGTATTCGGCTCGAACACTACCCAGTTGGAGCCGTTCTTGATGGAGCCCTCCAGGAAGATGAACAGTCGGCGTACGTTAATGTATTTCCACAGGGTGTTGGAAGAGCACGTGCGCGCTCCCCATACGCGGATGCCTTGACCGGTGAATGCGCGGATGAGGTTGACGCCTGCCGGATTCAGAATGTCTTGTTCCCCGTTGTTGTATTGCACATCCAGTCCCACTACGCCGCGAAGCGTTTCGTTGGCCGGCGCCTTCTGCACGCCTCTTGTCGAATCCGAACGCGAGTAGATGCCCGCGATGGTGCCGGATGGAGGGATAAAGATATTGCGCTTGTCCAGCGGATCAAATACTTGCAGCCACGGATTGTACAGCGCGCAATAGCTGGAATCGAACAGCTCGCGATGCGCAAGCACATCCTGCACCTTAGTTGCCTCGCGCGGCAAATCCAGAATCGCGAAGCGGCTGCCGAGCGACTCGCAATGCGCGACCAGCGACAGCTGTACATTGGGGTCTGTTACGCCCGGAATAGCCATAATGCTGACAACATCGTTGTCGATGAAGGACTGAATGCCCGTTCTTTGGCCAGGGCCCTCGTCAACGCCGATGAAGTCTCCTGGGGACAAGCTGGATGCCGAACCGTCGCTTCCGCCCGACAACGAGAAGGACGCGCCGTTAGCCGCAATCCGGCTGAACGGAGTTTCCGCTTCCGCAGCCACAGCCTGAACGGACAGATTCACGAGATTGGACTTGCCTGTCAGCTTCTCGACAAAGTTAGGAGCTTCAGGATTCAAGGATGCCTTCTCGTAGGTTTCCACCTCTGTTCCATAAGCGACCTGCAGCGTAAATTCACTGGTTTGAAGCACCTTCGCGGGAACCAGCGATGTATCCACTGTCTCTCCCGTCAATGCGTCTGTCAGCTCGATTACGCCGTCATGCACGGACACGACTGTGCTGATCTGCTCGGAGGAGCCGTCTGTGAAGACCACAACATCGCCTGGATAGAAGCCTGCCGCATTCTTGACGCGGTAGCGATTGCCCTCCAGCGCCTCATAGATCGGAGTTTTGGCTTTGCTGGCAGGCGCGGAGGTCAGTCTGATCTGATTGCCCCATGCCCCCGGGTTTTTGGCCGTGACGGACAGCACCTGCTGATCGTCGCCGCTTGCCGCAGCTTTGGCGTCTGATGGCGCTACGCGCATAATAAAGCAGCGCGAGCCTCCATTTGCAAAAAATTGATTCACCGCATAAGCAAGATAACGGTACGTTCCGAACGCATTTTCGGACAAATACGATCCGAATACCCTCCCGAAATCAGCCGGGTTCGTAATCAGAACGGGCAGCCCCGCTACCGGCCCCCTCGCGGCAAGGCCAATAAATCCGGCTGTGCTCGTGCTTACTCCCTCAAGCGGCTTGGCGCCGCTCTCAAACTCTTCCACGTAGACGCCCGGCGATAAATACTCAGCCATGTGTGATCTCCTCTCTGGAACTAAATATGTATTAGGTGACAACGGGCATGCTACACTCCGCGTCAGCCCCAAGACCATTACCGTGCGATTGCTGGCTGCTGTCTGCCCGTCTTCTCCGCGAACAAGCGTCTCTATGCCCATTCTCTAGCAATCTAGACTCCTAATTATAGCTCGAAATATGGAAATAGACTACGAAACTTAGACAAAAATTTTCAAAAGTTCGACTTTTTTCTACCTGGCGGCAAATGCGCCTCTAGCGCCTCATCAGACAAAGCACCGCAATATCGTCAGATTGCGGCGCGCCGTCCGCGAACATGAACACGTCCATGAGCAGGGCATCGATAATTTCTGCGCTGGAATAGCCTTTGGTCTGCGCCAGGAAAGCCTGCAGACGCTCCGTGGAATACTGCTCCTGCAGCGCGTTCTCCGCCTCCGTAATGCCGTCCGTATA
This genomic window contains:
- a CDS encoding phage tail protein translates to MAGERNDPYRNYRFRVEVEGLEQAGFSEVTGFEASINVIEYREGNELTTPRKLPGLTKYGNITLKWGTTESMELYEWLLECVEGTIERKTITIIALDEEGNDVATWQVIEAWPVRYSAPSFNGVGNEVALELLEFAHEGLTRTA
- a CDS encoding phage tail sheath family protein — its product is MAEYLSPGVYVEEFESGAKPLEGVSTSTAGFIGLAARGPVAGLPVLITNPADFGRVFGSYLSENAFGTYRYLAYAVNQFFANGGSRCFIMRVAPSDAKAAASGDDQQVLSVTAKNPGAWGNQIRLTSAPASKAKTPIYEALEGNRYRVKNAAGFYPGDVVVFTDGSSEQISTVVSVHDGVIELTDALTGETVDTSLVPAKVLQTSEFTLQVAYGTEVETYEKASLNPEAPNFVEKLTGKSNLVNLSVQAVAAEAETPFSRIAANGASFSLSGGSDGSASSLSPGDFIGVDEGPGQRTGIQSFIDNDVVSIMAIPGVTDPNVQLSLVAHCESLGSRFAILDLPREATKVQDVLAHRELFDSSYCALYNPWLQVFDPLDKRNIFIPPSGTIAGIYSRSDSTRGVQKAPANETLRGVVGLDVQYNNGEQDILNPAGVNLIRAFTGQGIRVWGARTCSSNTLWKYINVRRLFIFLEGSIKNGSNWVVFEPNTEQLWARVQRTIDAFLTRVWRDGALAGSSPSEAFYINIGRSTMTQDDIDNGRLICEIGVAPVKPAEFVIFRITQKTGSE
- a CDS encoding phage tail assembly protein — translated: MAFQTEYDFELPRGYVDEHGNLHRRGTMRLATAADEILPMKDPRVQSNPSYLTVILMARVVTRLGDLKHIDTRLIERLFTADLAYLQNLYRQINDLDAPKVAAICPKCDHEHEVAVDFLSLTEARY